The Mycolicibacterium duvalii DNA window CGGCGATCCGCACCGCCGGGGACATCAGCTGCCCAGCCGGTCGGCGAAGAACTGCACCGCGAACTCGTAGCCGAGCGGTCCGGCGCCGGCGATGACCACCTCGGCCACCGCCGAGACGTAGGAGTGGTGGCGGAACGGTTCGCGGGCGTGGATGTTGCTCAGGTGCACCTCTGCCACCGGCAGCCCCACCGAGCGCAGTGCGTCGGCGACGGCGATCGAGGTGTGGCTGTAGGCGGCGGGATTGATGATGATGCCGACGCAGTCGGTGCGGGCGGCCTGGATCGCGTCGACGAGTGCGCCCTCATGGTTGCTCTGCACCGCGCGGACGTCGAAG harbors:
- the aroQ gene encoding type II 3-dehydroquinate dehydratase; its protein translation is MTERRLLLVNGPNLNLLGTRQPEVYGTTTLAEIEARVAEVAVAAGFDVRAVQSNHEGALVDAIQAARTDCVGIIINPAAYSHTSIAVADALRSVGLPVAEVHLSNIHAREPFRHHSYVSAVAEVVIAGAGPLGYEFAVQFFADRLGS